From the genome of Rathayibacter sp. VKM Ac-2759, one region includes:
- a CDS encoding aminodeoxychorismate/anthranilate synthase component II: MTRILVVDHYDSFVFTLVDHLLERGAEVELVEAADLSVDDLPSLERADGVLLSPGPGRPEDVPVSLALVHRAVAAGHPLLGVCLGHQMIAHALGGRVSQAPELVHGRTSAVRHEGDPLFAGLPSGFPAMRYHSLAVERGSLPTELAVTAATPDGVVMGLRHRVAPVVGVQFHPESVLTEGGRLLLGNWLTEVAAV, encoded by the coding sequence ATGACCCGGATCCTCGTGGTCGACCACTACGACAGCTTCGTCTTCACGCTCGTCGACCATCTGCTCGAGCGGGGCGCCGAGGTGGAGCTCGTCGAGGCCGCCGACCTCTCGGTCGACGATCTCCCGAGCCTCGAGCGCGCCGACGGCGTGCTCCTGTCGCCGGGACCCGGGCGGCCGGAGGACGTCCCGGTCTCGCTCGCTCTCGTCCACCGGGCGGTGGCGGCCGGTCACCCGCTCCTCGGGGTCTGCCTCGGACACCAGATGATCGCGCACGCGCTCGGCGGCAGGGTGTCCCAGGCGCCGGAGCTGGTCCACGGGCGCACCTCCGCCGTCCGCCACGAGGGCGATCCGCTCTTCGCGGGTCTTCCCTCGGGCTTCCCGGCGATGCGCTACCACTCGCTCGCGGTCGAGCGCGGTTCACTGCCCACCGAGCTCGCGGTGACCGCTGCCACACCGGACGGAGTCGTGATGGGACTCCGTCACCGGGTCGCCCCGGTCGTGGGCGTGCAGTTCCACCCCGAGTCGGTGCTGACGGAGGGCGGGCGGCTCCTGCTCGGCAACTGGCTCACGGAGGTGGCCGCGGTCTGA
- a CDS encoding NUDIX hydrolase, translating into MDIRVAAYGVIIDGDRMLLAHWSQGPWEAWTLPGGGIDEGESPADAAVREIFEETGFHAELEALIGVDSHVIPAHRRSVPEAGPLHAIRVVYRARIVGGELTHEVDGSTDAAAWFPLSEVEGLERVELVDVALGMNEAWLLR; encoded by the coding sequence GTGGACATCCGGGTCGCCGCGTACGGCGTGATCATCGACGGCGATCGCATGCTCCTCGCTCACTGGAGTCAGGGTCCGTGGGAGGCGTGGACGCTCCCCGGAGGCGGGATCGACGAGGGCGAGTCCCCCGCCGACGCCGCCGTCCGCGAGATCTTCGAGGAGACCGGGTTCCACGCCGAGCTCGAGGCTCTGATCGGCGTCGACTCGCACGTCATCCCGGCGCACCGCCGTAGCGTGCCGGAGGCGGGGCCGCTGCACGCGATCCGCGTGGTCTACCGCGCCCGCATCGTCGGCGGCGAGCTCACCCACGAGGTCGACGGCTCCACCGACGCCGCGGCGTGGTTCCCGCTGTCCGAGGTCGAGGGCCTCGAGCGCGTCGAGCTGGTCGATGTGGCGCTGGGCATGAACGAGGCCTGGCTCCTCCGCTGA
- a CDS encoding rhomboid family intramembrane serine protease has product MTQVPPSSAYACYRHPDRQSFVRCQRCGRTICGECQTPAPVGVICPDDMAQQRASAPRTRGPLLSRVRAMTRADQPTVTYAIIALCIVVWILEILPFVGNTVIGGLLYAPAYTLPGYGAGFEPWRMLTSVFLHSTSLFFVIPFHLVLNMYTLWVFGMVLERMLGRGRYLTLFLLSGFAGSVGVLLLSNPLTPVLGASGAIFGLMGAYLVILRHLGGQASQLLVLVGLNLVIGFLPGMNVAWQAHVGGLVAGALIGLVYTRTRQRSQRRTQNLLVGLIGAGLVAVSAAAYVLA; this is encoded by the coding sequence GTGACCCAGGTCCCGCCGAGCAGCGCGTACGCCTGCTACCGCCACCCCGACCGGCAGAGCTTCGTGCGCTGCCAGCGCTGCGGGCGCACGATCTGCGGTGAGTGCCAGACTCCGGCGCCGGTGGGTGTGATCTGCCCCGACGACATGGCGCAGCAGCGCGCCTCCGCCCCTCGCACCCGTGGACCGCTGCTCTCGCGGGTGCGGGCGATGACCCGGGCCGACCAGCCGACGGTCACCTACGCGATCATCGCCCTCTGCATCGTGGTCTGGATCCTCGAGATCCTCCCGTTCGTCGGCAACACGGTCATCGGCGGCCTGCTCTACGCCCCCGCCTACACGCTCCCCGGCTACGGCGCCGGGTTCGAGCCGTGGCGGATGCTCACCTCCGTCTTCCTGCACAGCACGTCCCTCTTCTTCGTCATCCCGTTCCACCTCGTGCTGAACATGTACACGCTGTGGGTGTTCGGCATGGTCCTCGAGCGGATGCTCGGCCGCGGCCGGTACCTCACTCTCTTCCTCCTGAGCGGCTTCGCGGGGTCGGTCGGCGTGCTGCTGCTGTCGAACCCGCTGACCCCGGTGCTCGGCGCCTCCGGAGCGATCTTCGGCCTCATGGGCGCGTACCTCGTGATCCTGCGGCACCTGGGCGGGCAGGCATCGCAGCTGCTGGTCCTCGTCGGGCTGAACCTCGTGATCGGCTTCCTGCCCGGGATGAACGTCGCCTGGCAGGCGCACGTCGGCGGCCTCGTCGCCGGCGCCCTGATCGGTCTCGTCTACACCCGCACCCGCCAGCGCTCGCAGCGCCGCACCCAGAACCTCCTCGTCGGCCTGATCGGCGCCGGCCTCGTGGCGGTCAGCGCGGCGGCGTACGTCCTCGCCTAG
- a CDS encoding glutaredoxin domain-containing protein: MIIELYTSAFCGACHAARAVLERAVELVPSAEIRELDVAFHPVEAEAAGVRSTPTVVVRSAEGTAVFRAEGAPSLPQALSALALALPPVG; the protein is encoded by the coding sequence GTGATCATCGAGCTGTACACCTCCGCCTTCTGCGGCGCCTGCCACGCCGCGCGCGCCGTGCTGGAGCGGGCGGTCGAGCTCGTCCCGTCGGCCGAGATCCGCGAGCTCGACGTCGCGTTCCACCCCGTCGAGGCCGAGGCGGCCGGCGTCCGCTCGACTCCGACCGTCGTGGTGCGATCGGCGGAGGGGACGGCGGTGTTCCGGGCAGAGGGTGCGCCGTCGCTCCCCCAGGCCCTCTCGGCCCTCGCGCTGGCGCTCCCGCCCGTAGGGTGA
- a CDS encoding cell division protein CrgA → MARATKSPKPERDEARAGEPTPNPVWFKPVMFGFMLLGLAWIIVFYVSQGVLPIPDLGNLNILIGFGIAFIGFLMTTRWR, encoded by the coding sequence ATGGCACGAGCGACGAAGAGCCCGAAGCCCGAGCGCGACGAAGCCCGTGCCGGTGAGCCCACTCCCAACCCGGTCTGGTTCAAGCCGGTGATGTTCGGCTTCATGCTGCTCGGGCTCGCGTGGATCATCGTCTTCTACGTCAGCCAGGGCGTCCTGCCGATCCCCGATCTCGGCAACCTCAACATCCTGATCGGCTTCGGCATCGCCTTCATCGGCTTCCTGATGACGACCCGCTGGCGCTGA
- a CDS encoding peptidylprolyl isomerase, producing the protein MPLHTAVATFHTNKGDIVVNLYGNHAPKTVRNFVGLATGEIEWTHPATGAKTTEPLYNGTVFHRVIPDFMLQGGDPLGQGIGGPGFQFDDEISPELDFTEPYILAMANAGKQAGRGTNGSQFFITVAPTTWLQGKHTIFGAVADEESKKLVQSLSTVATDGRDKPLDDVVIDSVEITEA; encoded by the coding sequence ATGCCTTTGCACACCGCAGTTGCGACGTTCCACACCAACAAGGGCGACATCGTCGTCAACCTCTACGGGAATCACGCCCCCAAGACGGTCCGCAACTTCGTCGGTCTCGCGACCGGCGAGATCGAGTGGACCCACCCCGCCACCGGCGCGAAGACCACGGAGCCCCTCTACAACGGCACCGTGTTCCACCGCGTCATCCCCGACTTCATGCTCCAGGGCGGCGACCCGCTCGGCCAGGGCATCGGCGGCCCCGGCTTCCAGTTCGACGACGAGATCAGCCCCGAGCTCGACTTCACCGAGCCCTACATCCTCGCGATGGCCAACGCCGGCAAGCAGGCGGGTCGCGGCACGAACGGCTCGCAGTTCTTCATCACCGTCGCGCCGACCACGTGGCTGCAGGGCAAGCACACCATCTTCGGCGCCGTCGCCGACGAGGAGTCGAAGAAGCTCGTCCAGTCGCTCTCGACCGTGGCGACCGATGGTCGCGACAAGCCGCTCGACGACGTCGTGATCGACAGCGTCGAGATCACCGAGGCCTGA
- a CDS encoding protein kinase: MRPTTGLTFGGRYELQSRIAIGGMGEVWQATDLVIGRTIAIKILKDEYLGDPGFLERFRAEARHAALVNHEGIANVYDYGEEDGSAYLVMELVPGEALSTVLERERVLSTDKVLDIVAQTALALHAAHAAGLVHRDVKPGNLLITPDGRVKITDFGIARIADQVPLTATGQVMGTVQYLSPEQASGQPASPATDIYSLGIVAYECLAGRRPFTGESQVAIAMAQINDTPPELPVTVAEPVRNLVYSCIAKKPADRPATAAHLARAAQALRSGDVRGAAVAVPAVAGDLPTTQATTVLPSAPGSTQATTVLPSNATTALGAAGAGALVGIDEAQDVVDEPRKRSPWTWPLIALIVILAVVIAGTIFALTTGDSTEAQPTPSVSQSTTPSVTPTPSQTPTPTQTSNTAVIDRAAYINRPFDEVQAELTELGMGVSKEDGPSAASADQVGYVQDVNPTANVPKGTTIVVTVYTEVAIPDAPSAVPTVTPAASSVEAGAAFNVTWSNYNQCPSGTSVTGYRVTATGEGASVTSTNPSTSTTATIQSGSAAGTIEVTYTVLCGETESAASPTLSVTVEEAAPEPTPSATATSGSTPNPTSTE, encoded by the coding sequence ATGAGACCCACCACAGGGCTCACCTTCGGGGGACGCTACGAGCTGCAGTCCCGGATCGCCATCGGCGGCATGGGAGAGGTGTGGCAGGCGACCGATCTGGTGATCGGCCGCACCATCGCGATCAAGATCCTGAAGGACGAGTACCTCGGCGACCCCGGCTTCCTCGAGCGCTTCCGCGCCGAGGCCCGTCACGCCGCGCTGGTCAACCACGAGGGCATCGCCAACGTCTACGACTACGGCGAGGAGGACGGCTCGGCCTACCTCGTGATGGAGCTGGTGCCCGGCGAGGCGCTGTCGACCGTGCTCGAGCGCGAGCGCGTCCTCTCGACCGACAAGGTGCTCGACATCGTCGCGCAGACCGCGCTGGCGCTGCACGCCGCGCACGCCGCCGGACTCGTGCACCGCGACGTGAAGCCGGGCAACCTGCTGATCACGCCCGACGGCCGCGTCAAGATCACCGACTTCGGCATCGCCCGCATCGCAGACCAGGTCCCGCTCACCGCGACCGGTCAGGTCATGGGCACCGTCCAGTACCTGTCCCCGGAGCAGGCGAGCGGCCAGCCCGCCTCCCCCGCCACCGACATCTACTCGCTGGGCATCGTCGCGTACGAGTGCCTGGCCGGGCGCCGCCCGTTCACGGGCGAGTCGCAGGTCGCCATCGCGATGGCGCAGATCAACGACACCCCGCCCGAGCTGCCGGTCACGGTCGCCGAGCCCGTGCGCAACCTCGTCTACTCCTGCATCGCCAAGAAGCCGGCCGACCGCCCCGCGACCGCCGCGCACCTCGCGCGCGCGGCGCAGGCGCTCCGCTCGGGCGACGTGCGCGGTGCGGCCGTCGCCGTGCCCGCGGTGGCCGGAGACCTGCCGACCACGCAGGCGACGACGGTGCTGCCGTCGGCGCCCGGGTCGACCCAGGCGACGACCGTCCTCCCCTCGAACGCGACCACGGCCCTCGGTGCCGCGGGAGCGGGCGCGCTCGTCGGAATCGACGAGGCGCAGGACGTCGTCGACGAGCCGCGCAAGCGCAGCCCGTGGACCTGGCCGCTGATCGCCCTGATCGTTATCCTCGCGGTGGTGATCGCCGGCACGATCTTCGCGCTGACGACCGGGGACAGCACCGAGGCTCAGCCCACGCCGAGCGTCTCGCAGAGCACGACCCCCTCCGTCACGCCGACCCCGTCGCAGACCCCCACGCCGACCCAGACCTCGAACACCGCGGTCATCGATCGCGCGGCCTACATCAACCGCCCGTTCGACGAGGTGCAGGCCGAGCTCACCGAGCTCGGGATGGGCGTCTCGAAGGAGGACGGCCCGAGCGCCGCCTCCGCCGACCAGGTCGGCTACGTGCAGGACGTGAACCCGACGGCGAACGTCCCCAAGGGCACCACGATCGTCGTGACCGTCTACACCGAGGTCGCGATCCCGGACGCGCCCAGCGCCGTGCCGACCGTCACGCCCGCCGCGTCGTCCGTCGAGGCCGGTGCCGCCTTCAACGTCACCTGGAGCAACTACAACCAGTGCCCGAGCGGCACCTCGGTCACCGGCTACCGCGTGACGGCGACCGGCGAGGGTGCCTCCGTGACGAGCACGAACCCGTCGACCTCCACGACTGCGACGATCCAGTCCGGCTCCGCGGCCGGCACGATCGAGGTCACGTACACGGTCCTCTGCGGCGAGACGGAGTCGGCGGCCTCGCCCACTCTGTCCGTCACCGTCGAGGAGGCGGCCCCCGAGCCCACTCCGAGCGCGACCGCGACCTCGGGCTCGACCCCGAACCCCACCTCCACCGAGTAG
- a CDS encoding putative protein N(5)-glutamine methyltransferase — MARLRAAGCVFAEEEAELLEEAAPSPDLLEVLLRRRETGEPLEQILGWVSFRGLRIPVAPGVFVPRVRTEFVVDTALSILRSPTAVVLDLCCGAGAIGRSLLEERPRLRLRAADISPAAVACARRALEGLATVHEGDLFAALPDSDRGTLDLVVVNAPYVPTGAIALMPPEARLHEPVQSLDGGDDGLALHRRIARESREWLTPGGGVVIESSREQAETSGAAFAAAGFATEIRFDDDREATVVVALLE, encoded by the coding sequence GTGGCGCGACTCCGGGCGGCCGGCTGCGTCTTCGCGGAGGAGGAGGCCGAGCTCCTCGAGGAGGCCGCTCCCTCTCCCGACCTGCTCGAGGTCCTCCTGCGCCGGCGCGAGACCGGGGAGCCGCTCGAGCAGATCCTCGGCTGGGTCTCCTTCCGCGGTCTGCGCATCCCCGTGGCTCCCGGGGTCTTCGTCCCGCGGGTCCGCACGGAGTTCGTCGTGGACACGGCCCTGTCGATCCTCCGGAGCCCCACGGCGGTGGTCCTCGACCTGTGCTGCGGCGCCGGGGCGATCGGGCGGTCCCTCCTGGAGGAGCGTCCACGGCTCCGTCTGCGCGCGGCCGACATCTCCCCCGCCGCGGTCGCCTGCGCACGCCGCGCACTCGAGGGTCTCGCGACCGTCCATGAGGGCGACCTCTTCGCCGCCCTGCCCGACTCCGACCGCGGCACCCTCGACCTGGTCGTGGTGAACGCTCCCTACGTGCCGACCGGGGCGATCGCGCTGATGCCTCCCGAGGCCCGGCTGCACGAGCCCGTGCAGTCGCTCGACGGCGGCGACGACGGCCTCGCGCTGCACCGGCGGATCGCGCGGGAGTCGCGCGAGTGGCTGACTCCCGGCGGCGGGGTGGTCATCGAGTCGAGTCGTGAGCAGGCCGAGACGAGCGGTGCGGCCTTCGCCGCGGCCGGCTTCGCGACCGAGATCCGGTTCGACGACGACCGCGAGGCCACGGTCGTCGTTGCTCTGCTCGAGTGA
- a CDS encoding penicillin-binding protein 2: MNRELKRVSLVVLTMFVALFLSTTTIQVLQADTLSEDSRNTRTLYESFSTERGAILAGGQPIASSTPSDDVYKFQRQYANGPLYSAVTGYFTLNQGTTGIERSLNDYLSGTSNSQFFDEIDNLVSGQDPKGASVELSIDPVAQQAAFDALGDYTGAVVVTEPATGRILAMVSKPTFDPSALASHDTDDVLAAYAALDDDATEPLVNRAIGGSLNPPGSVFKLVVASAALESGRFTPDSSFPNLQAYTLPGTSTQVTNSGGGLCGSGDTVTLATAVSLSCNVPMAEMGVELGADAIRSQAEKFGFDTELEIPMSVEASTYPQTTDDAQTALTAFGQYEVRATPLQIAMVSAAIANGGEVMQPNLVDVIRSQDLSVLQQFEEKSLGRAVSRETADAVKAMMVASVQGGAATNATIDGVTVAGKTGTAENGGDDPYTLWFTGFAPADDPQYAITVLVEDGGGLGQTGYGNLIAAPIAQQVLEAVLNK, from the coding sequence ATGAATCGAGAACTCAAGCGCGTGAGCCTCGTCGTCCTGACGATGTTCGTCGCCCTCTTCCTGTCGACGACCACCATCCAGGTGCTGCAGGCCGACACGCTGTCCGAGGACTCGCGCAACACGCGGACGCTGTACGAGAGCTTCTCGACCGAGCGGGGCGCGATCCTCGCCGGCGGCCAGCCGATCGCCTCGTCGACGCCGTCCGACGACGTGTACAAGTTCCAGCGGCAGTACGCGAACGGCCCGCTCTACTCGGCCGTCACCGGCTACTTCACGCTCAACCAGGGCACCACGGGCATCGAGCGCTCGCTCAACGACTACCTCTCCGGCACCTCGAACTCCCAGTTCTTCGACGAGATCGACAACCTCGTGTCGGGGCAAGACCCGAAGGGCGCCTCCGTCGAGCTCTCGATCGACCCGGTCGCCCAGCAGGCCGCGTTCGACGCCCTCGGCGACTACACCGGTGCGGTCGTCGTCACCGAGCCCGCGACCGGCCGCATCCTCGCCATGGTCTCCAAGCCCACGTTCGATCCGAGCGCGTTGGCGTCGCACGACACCGACGACGTCCTCGCCGCCTACGCCGCCCTCGACGACGACGCGACCGAGCCCCTCGTGAACCGCGCCATCGGCGGCTCGCTGAACCCTCCCGGCTCCGTCTTCAAGCTCGTCGTCGCCTCGGCCGCCCTCGAGTCGGGCCGCTTCACCCCCGACTCGAGCTTCCCGAACCTGCAGGCGTACACGCTGCCGGGCACGAGCACCCAGGTCACGAACTCCGGAGGCGGTCTCTGCGGTTCCGGAGACACGGTCACGCTCGCGACGGCCGTGTCGCTCTCGTGCAACGTGCCGATGGCCGAGATGGGCGTCGAGCTCGGCGCCGACGCCATCCGCTCGCAGGCCGAGAAGTTCGGCTTCGACACCGAGCTCGAGATCCCGATGTCGGTCGAGGCGAGCACCTACCCGCAGACCACCGACGACGCCCAGACGGCGCTCACCGCCTTCGGACAGTACGAGGTGCGGGCGACCCCGCTGCAGATCGCGATGGTCTCCGCGGCGATCGCGAACGGCGGCGAGGTCATGCAGCCGAACCTGGTCGACGTCATCCGCTCGCAGGATCTCAGCGTGCTGCAGCAGTTCGAGGAGAAGTCGCTCGGACGGGCCGTGAGCCGGGAGACGGCGGACGCCGTGAAGGCCATGATGGTCGCCAGCGTCCAGGGCGGTGCGGCGACGAATGCAACAATAGATGGCGTCACGGTGGCCGGTAAGACCGGGACCGCCGAGAACGGCGGAGACGATCCGTACACCCTCTGGTTCACGGGGTTCGCGCCTGCGGACGACCCGCAGTACGCCATCACCGTCCTCGTCGAGGACGGCGGAGGACTCGGACAGACCGGGTACGGCAACCTGATCGCCGCACCCATCGCACAACAGGTACTAGAGGCGGTGCTGAACAAATGA
- a CDS encoding class E sortase yields MSDHQPEAGPLRPRTKRRSARPRRRLSFFGVLGELLITAGALVLLFLGWQLWWNDAVIAGQQTSEAAELRDSWDAVDPVPAPTEATGAAPADFGTPVVASAAALDTSFGNLYIPRYGEGWVRTIAEGIDAANVLDEGSIGHYPGTQMPGEVGNFALAAHRSAYGGGMHLIDELQLGDAIYIETADGWYTYRFRNLEYVQPSDVQVIDPVPWTTGVAPTDRLITLTSCNPLYSTAERIIAYGVFESWQPRSAGAPAELAPSLAQEG; encoded by the coding sequence ATGTCCGACCACCAGCCCGAGGCGGGTCCGCTCCGCCCGCGCACGAAGCGCAGGAGCGCACGCCCGCGTCGCCGGCTCTCGTTCTTCGGCGTCCTCGGCGAGCTGCTCATCACGGCGGGGGCGCTCGTCCTCCTCTTCCTCGGCTGGCAGCTGTGGTGGAACGACGCGGTGATCGCGGGGCAGCAGACGTCGGAGGCGGCGGAGCTGCGCGACAGCTGGGACGCCGTCGATCCGGTTCCCGCGCCGACCGAGGCCACCGGAGCGGCGCCGGCCGACTTCGGGACGCCGGTGGTCGCCTCCGCGGCCGCTCTCGACACCTCGTTCGGGAATCTCTACATCCCGCGGTACGGCGAGGGCTGGGTGCGGACGATCGCCGAGGGGATCGACGCCGCGAACGTCCTCGACGAGGGCAGCATCGGCCACTACCCGGGCACGCAGATGCCCGGCGAGGTCGGCAACTTCGCGCTCGCCGCCCACCGCAGCGCCTACGGAGGCGGGATGCACCTCATCGACGAGCTCCAGCTGGGCGATGCGATCTACATCGAGACGGCCGACGGCTGGTACACCTACCGGTTCCGCAACCTCGAGTACGTGCAGCCGTCCGACGTGCAGGTCATCGACCCGGTGCCCTGGACCACCGGTGTCGCACCGACCGACCGGCTCATCACGCTGACGAGCTGCAATCCGCTCTACTCGACGGCGGAGCGGATCATCGCCTACGGCGTGTTCGAGTCGTGGCAGCCCCGCTCGGCCGGTGCGCCCGCCGAGCTCGCGCCTTCACTGGCGCAGGAGGGCTGA
- the pknB gene encoding Stk1 family PASTA domain-containing Ser/Thr kinase, with the protein MRVTDEGRLIAGRYQVGPRLGRGGMSEVYLGTDTRLGRTVAIKELKLSLSSDSAFRLRFRQEAQAASRMSHPTIVRVFDAGEEVTLDDNGTESRRPFIVMEHIEGRLLKDIIAEGPVEIDEAVRITEGILTALEYSHRAGVVHRDIKPGNIMITPSGQVKVMDFGIARAVSDSAATVAQTTAILGTAAYFSPEQAKGEQVDARSDLYSAGIVLFELLTGRAPFRGDTPVAVAYQHVSETPPAPSSINPSVTPALDAVVARALSKDRYERFQGAAEFRDDLRDAAAGRLPDHRPIDELTTSLFAARSQGGMNDSELALRQLAEDNSIVRTQRRPPVLWIWSSIVVLAVIVAALVIWVLTLQPTTTLPSQSREVPALVGTSYDSAQSTLTALDLVPSQLTEYSDSVPAGEVTRTDPGSGTIVAPDTVIRVYVSQGAQPVAVPGTAGTALSDAIAAITGAGLVEGSQTRQNSPTVPADVVISTTPSAGQEAAPGSPVDLVVSSGSVTLPDLVGQSLSTALATLAGEQLQLVGVEAPDETCDSVRANPPITTQSLAPGDVPQGSTVTLGYCAG; encoded by the coding sequence GTGCGCGTGACGGATGAGGGTCGCCTGATCGCTGGTCGTTACCAGGTCGGGCCCCGGCTCGGACGCGGCGGCATGTCCGAGGTCTACCTCGGCACCGACACCCGGCTGGGCCGCACGGTCGCGATCAAGGAGCTGAAGCTCTCGCTCTCCTCCGACTCCGCCTTCCGGCTCCGCTTCCGTCAGGAGGCGCAGGCCGCGTCGCGGATGTCGCACCCGACGATCGTCCGGGTGTTCGACGCCGGCGAAGAGGTCACGCTCGACGACAACGGCACCGAGAGCCGCCGTCCGTTCATCGTGATGGAGCACATCGAGGGGCGCCTGCTCAAGGACATCATCGCCGAGGGCCCCGTCGAGATCGACGAAGCCGTCCGCATCACCGAGGGCATCCTCACCGCCCTCGAGTACTCGCACCGCGCCGGAGTCGTGCACCGCGACATCAAGCCCGGCAACATCATGATCACTCCGTCGGGTCAGGTGAAGGTGATGGACTTCGGCATCGCCCGGGCCGTCTCCGACTCGGCCGCCACCGTCGCGCAGACGACCGCGATCCTGGGCACCGCGGCCTACTTCTCCCCCGAGCAGGCGAAGGGCGAGCAGGTCGACGCGCGCAGCGACCTGTATTCGGCCGGGATCGTCCTCTTCGAGCTGCTGACCGGCCGAGCGCCGTTCCGCGGCGACACTCCCGTCGCGGTCGCCTACCAGCACGTCAGCGAGACTCCCCCGGCACCGAGCTCGATCAACCCCTCCGTCACGCCCGCGCTCGACGCGGTCGTCGCCCGGGCCCTGTCGAAGGACCGCTACGAGCGCTTCCAGGGCGCTGCCGAGTTCCGCGACGACCTGCGCGACGCCGCGGCCGGCCGCCTCCCGGACCACCGTCCGATCGACGAGCTGACCACCTCCCTCTTCGCCGCGCGGAGTCAGGGCGGGATGAACGACTCCGAGCTCGCCCTGCGGCAGCTCGCCGAGGACAACTCGATCGTGCGCACGCAGCGCCGCCCCCCGGTCCTGTGGATCTGGTCGTCGATCGTCGTGCTCGCCGTGATCGTCGCGGCCCTGGTCATCTGGGTCCTGACGCTGCAGCCGACGACGACCCTCCCCTCGCAGTCGCGGGAGGTGCCCGCGCTCGTCGGCACCAGCTACGACAGCGCGCAGTCGACCCTGACCGCGCTCGATCTCGTGCCCAGCCAGCTGACCGAGTACAGCGACTCGGTGCCCGCGGGCGAGGTGACGCGCACCGACCCCGGCTCCGGCACCATCGTCGCCCCCGACACCGTCATCCGCGTCTACGTGTCGCAGGGCGCCCAGCCGGTCGCGGTGCCCGGGACGGCCGGGACCGCGCTGAGCGACGCGATCGCCGCGATCACGGGTGCCGGCCTCGTCGAGGGCTCGCAGACGCGGCAGAACTCGCCGACCGTGCCGGCCGACGTCGTGATCTCGACGACGCCCAGCGCCGGCCAGGAGGCGGCTCCGGGGTCGCCGGTCGACCTCGTCGTCTCGTCGGGCTCGGTCACCCTGCCCGATCTCGTCGGCCAGTCGCTGAGCACGGCGCTCGCGACGCTCGCCGGCGAGCAGCTGCAGCTCGTGGGCGTCGAGGCGCCCGACGAGACCTGCGACTCGGTCCGCGCGAACCCGCCGATCACGACGCAGTCCCTGGCACCGGGCGACGTCCCGCAGGGCTCGACCGTCACCCTCGGCTACTGCGCGGGCTGA
- a CDS encoding helix-turn-helix domain-containing protein has product MRELESLGPRIVVKPGTIPRISGAGFTSNELTATVVSVSPLRVLRGTWGADDCSVLNFTFLIDGFVRMVGPERTVLLRPGSISYQPGMTTFTTESTTPATLLLLSLRREEMRRYGFDAAAGLYALDPDARSTRAAFAFTTAFALAADAGAGLPAEDEIGGFAHVVKQLLVGAFLSAVGTHAGTTSVRAATLGRARTVIDRTHRTPRCTPEAVADAVNVSTRSLQRLFEDAGTTVASEIERARVAGAVELLLRRPREISLETIAAASGFSSADHLRRALKRREGLTPSDIRSRTAVPSDVPPHDNVLRLSPKLSGAQRA; this is encoded by the coding sequence ATGAGAGAGCTGGAGTCCCTCGGTCCGCGGATCGTCGTGAAGCCGGGCACGATCCCGCGCATCTCCGGGGCGGGGTTCACCTCGAACGAGCTCACGGCGACGGTCGTCTCGGTGTCGCCCCTCCGCGTGCTGCGCGGGACATGGGGCGCCGACGACTGCTCCGTGCTGAACTTCACCTTCCTCATCGACGGCTTCGTGCGGATGGTCGGACCGGAGCGGACCGTGCTCCTGCGACCGGGATCGATCTCCTACCAGCCGGGCATGACGACCTTCACGACGGAGTCGACCACTCCCGCGACCCTGCTGCTGCTCTCCCTCCGCCGCGAGGAGATGCGCCGCTACGGCTTCGACGCCGCGGCCGGGCTGTACGCACTCGACCCCGATGCACGCTCCACCCGCGCCGCCTTCGCCTTCACGACCGCGTTCGCCCTGGCCGCGGACGCGGGGGCGGGACTCCCGGCCGAGGACGAGATCGGGGGATTCGCTCACGTGGTGAAGCAGCTGCTGGTCGGCGCGTTCCTCTCGGCGGTCGGCACGCACGCAGGCACGACCAGCGTCCGCGCAGCGACCCTCGGCCGCGCGCGGACCGTCATCGATCGCACGCACCGCACGCCGCGCTGCACTCCGGAGGCGGTCGCGGACGCGGTGAACGTGTCGACGCGCTCGCTGCAGAGGCTCTTCGAGGACGCGGGGACCACGGTGGCCAGCGAGATCGAGCGAGCCCGGGTGGCCGGAGCGGTCGAGCTGCTCCTGCGGCGACCCCGCGAGATCTCGCTCGAGACGATCGCCGCCGCCTCGGGCTTCTCGTCGGCCGATCACCTCCGGCGGGCGCTCAAGCGGCGCGAGGGGCTCACGCCGAGCGACATCCGCAGCCGCACCGCCGTTCCCAGCGACGTGCCGCCCCACGACAACGTGCTGCGACTGTCTCCGAAGCTGTCGGGTGCGCAACGCGCCTGA